TGGCTTTGGCCTTGTGACTCACCTTAGTCAGTGGGGTGCTACCAGAGCTAAcctccacaacaacaacaaacaccttATATGCACTTGACTCTCATGCCATGAGGACATCTGCCAGAGAGCCACTGAAGAAGAGGATTCGCACAAGTCCACGGAGGAGCCGGTTCTAGATCAAACCAGCTAGGAGAGCCAGCCCAGCCCAACCTACACAACCTTAGAAGGCGTGTTGTCTTAAAGTCTTAGTTTGGGGCTGGTTTGTTACATGGCGATATTGCAGCACAGCTGACTCATACACCTTTGTTGTTTTCGGCAGCTGAGATTAGGAAGTTGTTACTGTAGCATAATGTAGCCTGCTCCAGTTGGTGCAGTGGCACCTGCCAACTAATGGCCAGGCTAAGTGGCAGCTATCACAGTGATTAGTGTTTACTGAGACATAGTGTCTGAAGAGCCATCATTCCCTTAAAGGTGGCACCGACTGCTGGAAGTGCTTTTAAAGTAGCCGTCTTCGTCATAAAACAACCCTGGGGTTCTCACTATTAATAGCCACCCGCTGCAGATGTAAAAGcaggtgagagagggagagtcaaGTCAGGAGAGGTGGCCACGGCCTTTGGCGTGTGTGACAGGCCAGGGTTCAAATCAGGATTCTCGCCCATCCTAGCTGTTTGACTCAAGGCAAGTGCCAGCCACCATCTGCCTCAGTGTTTCCACCTGTGAAGTGGAGCAATATCAATTCCAACTGGGTGGGGTTCgcagctgtgatcccagcactctagagggtgagacagagttttgccttgagtttgaggctggacTGCACTATATAATGAGAGTCTCAAACAACAGCAGTAAATAACAAATCAAGTTCATGGAGCTCTGAGCGTAACATGATTATAAAAGATAACATACTTAGGAGATTGGCATGTTGCCCTTCAAAAGCAAGGACCACATATTTttcaccctttttctttttaaaagatcaggttctcctgtagcccagactagcctgcCCCCCCCACTCCTACCCCAAGTCTTACTGTGTggctctctggctgtcctgaatcttattatgtagaccaggctggcctcgaactcacagagattcacctgcctctgcctccccagtgctgggattagaggtgtgcagcCAGCACCATCTggatctttttctgtttgtttttgagacagggtctggctatgcAGCCCGAGTTCATCCTGAACTCACGATCTTACTACCTCAGCCTGTGTTACCACATAGAAACCCTCCCTTCTTTGAACTGGAGCGGGAGGAGGGGCAAGAGTCGGAAAAGAACGCTGGGACCCATACTGTTTACACCCACCCTCCCAAGATGCATCTGGTCACAAGACCTGAGGTTTACTCTGTTCATCAGTTTTAATTTACGGGTGCCTGAAGAGCTGCAGGCCGAGGACAAATGGGGACCTCAAGACACATACTCCTAAGTCTTCACTCACCCCTGCCAGGCGGGTAGGGCGCGGGCAGGCAGTCTGCCCGgcgcaggaagtagaggtaggaggcTGAAGGCACCTCGGCTCCAGCCTTGGTGTGGCAGGCGCTCTCTGTGGCACAGCCTCTCGTGGCAAATTTCGTGTTGATAATACCTGTGACGACATTTCAGGACGGAGTCAGCTTCTTCATGACCCGGGAGTCTAACACACACATCCTCACCCTGCGCCATTATTTCTTTGTCCAGTTCTCCGGAACTCCCCCCTCCCATCACCTGTAACGGGGGAAGTGTGGACCTCTGTTTCTGACACACGCCCCTCCCCCATCAAAGTCTATCCACCAGCTCACCAGCCTGCACATTGCCAGCAAAATAGATGCAGTGTGTTTCTGGGCCCACACAACGGGCTGTCTGGGTTCCTGGACACGTCTCTTGGAAGGGCACAATGCAGGAGGGACACATCAGGCCGTTCTCCGTTCGATTGTTACGGGGAACTGTAAATGATGGCGTAGTATAAAGCAGATTGGAAGAATTGTTACCCCCAACATCCTTGGAACCTGGGGATCACCGGGTTGGGTTGGTGGAGTTTGTGGGTCAGGAAATGGACCACCTGAAGCAGCAAGGGCTTGCCAGATGTCACAGGGCAGGCATCCTGTTGTTGGGGTGGCACTTACGGGGCACCGAGACACTGTTGCAACCATCGCTCTGACAGCAGTGGGCGTTGGACACCATGTAGTCATTGGGACTCATGGTGGTAGATACGAAGCCGGAGTAGCAGTCTTTAAACTTCGTGCAGGCCTTGAAGGTGCTCACTGACTTTCGGCCCTCTGCAGAGTAGGAACAGGAATCAaccacttcctccccttccctcctcatctCACCATTCCCTNNNNNNNNNNNNNNNNNNNNNNNNNNNNNNNNNNNNNNNNNNNNNNNNNNNNNNNNNNNNNNNNNNNNNNNNNNNNNNNNNNNNNNNNNNNNNNNNNNNNcacacacacacacacacacacacacacacacacacacacacacaaactagggctggagagatggctcctcagTCAGGAGCACTTGCgctgttctagaggacccaaggttggttcccagctcccacttcTGAGTCTACAACTGTAGTTCcagggatctgttgccctcttctggcctccttgggtatcTGCActtacatgaacacacaaacaggTAGATgtaagtacacatacacataaaataatgtttttgagacagagtctcactatgtactctggcttccctggaacttgctctgtagaccaggatggcctagaacttacagagatccacctgcttccgtCTCCTGAGTCCTattaaaggcctacaccaccacacccatctaaaataagtatatttttacaAGGTGCGTGTATGACTTCAGGCCTAGAAGTGCTCCTAGGCCCCCTGGTTAGCACCATGTGCTCCACTGGCACCAGGTGACCTGCCAGCCTCTCCATTCTCTCCCAGTGGAGGAGTTTTCTGAGTTGAGAACACCCCAAAGGCTGTGGGAACAGTAGGGAGTAGATAAGACAGTGTTGTCTTTGGGGTAGGAAAACTAGTGTTCTCGAAACCTGTGGAGAAGGCCCCAAAACATGCCCTTTTCACGTTTTCATGTTGGAATGGTGGCAGCAGGTCTGCTGGCAGACACTTGCTCGTTAGCAGACATAGCAAGAGAAGAAGTGTCCAACTTGATATCTAACGCAGCCGTAATGTTCCTCTTAAACATCTTGCCGGCAGAgtggctgtgcacacacacaaacacacgttaCAGTGCTGTTGGACCTTTGGGCTGGAGCTTCTTGGTAGGGTCTTACGGTTTGCACCACAGCACACAGCTCTATGTGACTGAACTATTAGGCCTTTTACATGGTCATTGGCAAAGCCAGGCAGGCCCCAGAGATAGAAATAGAAGATCTTCAAGGGAAAGAAATGATTTGCCGTGACGTAGTTAAGTTGCAAAAATAAATAGTACATGATGGAGTTAGGGATAGAGCGTTTGAATTCGAGCTCAGACGGGTTGGCAAATGAACTAAAGGAAGACATAAAATTGTTCCAAAAGATGTAagggcaggcggtggtggcgcacgcctttaatcccagcactcgggaggcagaggcaggtggatctctgtgagttcgaggccagcctggtctacaagagctagtgccaggacaggctccaaagctacagagaaaccttgtctagaaaaaaaaaagatgtaaggggggggcaggcggtggtggcgcacgcctttaatcccagcactcgggaggcagaggcaggtggatctctgtgagttcgaggccagcctggtctgtagagtgagttctaggacagctagggctgttacatagagaaaccctgtcttaaaaacaaaaacaaactaacaaacaaacaaaaatgtaagtaaGGAAACAGAACTATGCCATGGAATCTTTGAAGGGAGAAGATGAGTCAGATGATGACAATCTATAGTGGTCTCGTCACCATCTCTTCTGGTTTTAATTTCTGTGACTGTCCCCTAGGACTAGCACCACGgatcatacatacacactaaccagttttcattaaattttatctaTAGATATGTGCACACGTCTCCCCAGTGAGTGTGCTAAGAGTTCTCAGTGGTCAATTCTTTTCCGCCATCTTGCAGGATGAGGCATCAAATTCAGTGCTCCACACCAGACCCTCTACCTGCTGAGAGGTCTCGCTGGCCCTATAGCAGCTCAGAAAGGTCACATTCACAATCTGCCTGGTATCAGAGGCTGGTAGGTAGCGCCCCTGCTTGTCTGACTGGGTTCCTTCACCCATGCACCGAGAATACAAGTCCTTCCCAAGCCGCCTGAGGCTACCCCTGTGCCTGTGTGAGGTGGACTTTCCCCACCTTCTGTGAAGTTTCAAACCTGCGACAAATGGCTGAAGGCCTATTCAATATAGCAAAGCTGGACCTGGccgccaggttctcccagcatccctcagtccctgccTGTTACAGGGCATGGCTGACATAGCCCCAATCCTGAACTCTCCAGACCAGAGGCTCTTCCCTCTTTactccagacattttggttaccccttcctggtctcctggctgctgcacctggttcctcTCACTCCCTTCTGACTTACAGTCCTCCAGTCCTCCCACGTTCTTCCCTGGCCACCGTCACCTAATCCTGGCTGAATGTAGCCTTCAAGCCCACCTTCCTCTCTCACTGCAGCTGCAGGGCTATTTCCCTGCCCTCACAGAtgatggctcaataggtaaaggtgcctgccactaTGTCTCatgtcctgagtttgatctctgagaCCGACGTGGTAGAAAGGGAATTGATTCCTCCacaagctatcctctgacctatacacacatacacacacatacacacataNNNNNNNNNNNNNNNNNNNNNNNNNNNNNNNNNNNNNNNNNNNNNNNNNNNNNNNNNNNNNNNNNNNNNNNNNNNNNNNNNNNNNNNNNNNNNNNNNNNNNNNNNNNNNNNNNNNNNNNNNNNNNNNNNNNNNNNNNNNNNNNNNNNNNNNNNNNNNNNNNNNNNNNNNNNNNNNNNNNNNNNNNNNNNNNNNNNNNNNNcacatacacacatatgcacatacacacatacacacaaacacactttttaATGTTAAAAGAGATCAACGACATGACCCTCATTTGTTCCTGGAACTAAGGCTCTCTTTCCACCAAGGACGAACACACCCCACTGTGCtctatctcttcttcctctctgaggtCTGGGGTGCTCTCTTTGATTGAGGCCGGGTCCCCTCTCCCATTGTACTTCTGAGgctccccactccttcctcttgCTCCCCAGTCCTCTTCCTTGCCTTTTCtgctccccctttcttttctcccctcctcccctccttctacttcctctctctccctcccctccacccacttcttccccttgtttttgtttgttttaaagccgGGATCTTGTTCTATAGCCCAGCTTTGGTCTTGGACTCCTAAAtatcctcctgctccccacccctccccgaCATCTCTACTTTCTCCAGATGTACTGACTCCATTCCTCAGGGTTACAGTCCCCCTCCAGTCAGTTTTCTGTTCCCCCTAACCCTAACACCATCTGTCTCCCTTCCTGGCtctccaggtttctgtcccaccctccAGTTAAGAGCATCAACTGCCTTTCCAGCAGAGTTCAGCTCACATCGCCGGTATCTCACATCGCCTGGAACTTTTGCTCCAAGGACTCTGACCTTCACCTCCCACCTCGCAAGCACTGCTCTCACTTGCATAATGCCTCCCCCATGCACGTAATTACaagtaaaaacattaaaagaaaaaaagactctttgcttcctgctagTTTCCCGTGTCCCCTCATTTTCCCCCCAgcagctcccctccccttccccNNNNNNNNNNNNNNNNNNNNNNNNNNNNNNNNNNNNNNNNNNNNNNNNNNNNNNNNNNNNNNNNNNNNNNNNNNNNNNNNNNNNNNNNNNNNNNNNNNNNTGTGTATTTAGCCTGCCTGTATGTAAGTGCACTACAAGTATGCAGTGCCAGTGGGGGCCAGACGGGGGCGTCTGA
The genomic region above belongs to Microtus ochrogaster isolate Prairie Vole_2 linkage group LG4, MicOch1.0, whole genome shotgun sequence and contains:
- the Pinlyp gene encoding phospholipase A2 inhibitor and Ly6/PLAUR domain-containing protein, with protein sequence MRLSRRHRTFLLAFALLCTLLGLGCPLSCEVCKGSGHTCSGKMKTCDADKDACVVLVGESSTKGRKSVSTFKACTKFKDCYSGFVSTTMSPNDYMVSNAHCCQSDGCNSVSVPLPRNNRTENGLMCPSCIVPFQETCPGTQTARCVGPETHCIYFAGNVQAGIINTKFATRGCATESACHTKAGAEVPSASYLYFLRRADCLPAPYPPGRGE